The Terriglobales bacterium genome window below encodes:
- a CDS encoding energy transducer TonB — MVAGLLAVLVGLAVSAPGAYAQEGARKIKTKVNPVYPDLAKQMHITGAVKIEVVITPAGTVKSTKVLGGHPLLAAAAEDAVKKWKFEPASGETTEVIPFNFTLE; from the coding sequence GTGGTGGCGGGCCTGCTGGCGGTGCTGGTGGGCTTGGCGGTGTCGGCGCCCGGGGCTTACGCCCAGGAGGGTGCGCGCAAGATCAAGACGAAAGTGAATCCTGTTTATCCCGACCTGGCCAAGCAGATGCACATCACCGGGGCAGTCAAGATCGAGGTGGTGATCACGCCCGCAGGCACGGTGAAGAGCACGAAGGTCCTCGGCGGGCATCCCCTGCTGGCGGCCGCGGCCGAAGACGCGGTGAAGAAGTGGAAGTTCGAGCCAGCTTCGGGGGAGACCACCGAGGTGATCCCCTTCAACTTCACCCTCGAATGA